Sequence from the Prunus persica cultivar Lovell chromosome G5, Prunus_persica_NCBIv2, whole genome shotgun sequence genome:
TCCCCCTTTGGGCTTGGAGCCATGGGCCTCAcaaattttgtgaaataaattgggaaaaatattatttagttttcttccaacttatgGTCTACAACAAAAGTTATAACCTAgcacacaaaattcaaccaCCAACACCCCCTATCCCTCTCTTTCTTATGTCACATTGACATGCCTCACCCATGTCAAAACCAACGCGCACTAGGTCCTTTAGGACCCCAAAGTTTAGGCcaggtaattaaacaaagaTATCGAGTACCACAATAACTGTTCTTAACCGTTTTACTTACAAGCTCTTTATTTTAtcgtttttatttcttcattAACTAATCTAATATCTTATATTATGGTACTAAATTGTCAATTGCAATTTGCTAAAATGATAGCAGATGAACTGCTAATATCAATCATCTTCTTGAAAATCTTTGTATTTAGGTTTGGAACTTTTCAAATATTGTGACACTTTATGATCTTAGGAGGCAATTATGGATTCTGAAGGAAAGCTcgtaattttatttgttgagttttaaaaaaagggaaaataataCATAAATGTTTGATGATGCTCGTTTGGTGCCTCGtattggattgaattggatAACTCTCTATGTTTGAAGTACGTTAaaggaagaaatgaaaaaatgtAGACCAAGTTGAAGGTAGAAGATGGATTACTTAAGAATCATTCACTTCTACCTTCATTTTCTCCTTCAACATACTTTAGATTTAGTAACTTATCCAATACAATATAATCCTAAACACCAAACGAAGTGTGGTAACATAATTAGAAAGTGATTACACTACAAGAAAACGCGTTAACCCTAAAACCCACCCTgtataaaaatcaaaatgaaccATCTTTATTGTGTCTGACTAAAGTTTATAAGCTCACCTTATTAAAGTCTTAATCACCCCATGTGGGCCCacgaaattaaaataatacgaagcaatataaaataataataataaactttgTACTAATAAATAGGAAAAACTTAGGGGAATGACAAAATCCTCAGACACAGACACCTCATTCTTTAACCCAAATGGAGATAAATTAATGCACTTAAATGAGTTAATTAATCTCAATCTACAGGGTATTATCGAGGTTGTTCGCAGGTATTTTTATAGGAGTTCGTTTTCAAAGAAACCGACGTTTTCTCAGTTTTTAATTTGTCTTAATTATTGAAGGCAAGAAAATGTGATTAATCTTTGTCGCTGTCGATACTAGGCATGTTCTtgaattcattttttgttatttgttattttatttttaacttttgtcCGAGTTATTTACATTAACACTCCCTGAAGTTTTcggtgttttcacaaagcCCCTTGAAGTTTCAAAAATTATACGAACACCTTCTGAGGTTACAGATTGTTTTCACAGAATCCTTTTTCGTTGATTGTTCGTCCGAAAGTTTATGATTtcatttgaaggaaaaaaaaaaaaaaacttacgcaaatgaaaaaattaaccTTAATGAATGCATGTGCAATTTAATCTCAAAGGCTAACTTCGACGTTTGGAGAAatgttttatataaaatcatcaatatttggatgaaaaatcaatagaaaaagtgttttgtgaaaataatttaaaacctTAAGGAGTGTTcacataatttttaaaacctcaagaggttttgtgaaaacatcGAAAATCTCAAAgcgtgttagtgtaaataactatGTTTATTATgcatgtatttgattaaacaaaacaaaagcctCCAAAACCAGAACTGTTAAGAGGTGAATAAAGTAATCAAGTGGGTGTTGCAATCAAACATGGCCCATGTGGCTTGATTAGTAGGTGTCCATAAAActaatcaaaaaaatttgggaaaatttcAATAGGCTCCAAGACAGGGCACTGtgtataataatagcataaataattataactttaaaaaaatgtcttaacaaagaagaaaatattattaaaaaaaattttaaaaaaaattatgttgctTTTGAAGGAGGATGGAGGAGAATGACGCGTTACGTGTTTGGTGTAGTACATGCAGGAAAAAGAGCATTATCTTCAGACATGGCATGACAAAATTCAACCCAACCATGTTATTAGCCTTTATCATTGTTAAAGACACtattattataaaaacaaatgtttGTTTAAGCTacaaaaaaatgattttaaaatgtcaataaattatgtgtttttgtttcaCTGTTTTCTGTGCtacttttttgtatttaattagCCTCGCTACGGGAGAAGTTGTATTCATATTTGGTACTTTAGTTGTTAtgtacttgtttgtttatcaTATCAAAAAAATACTGTCGCTATtttatcaacaaaaaataaaaaaaattagcctAGCCAATAAAACTTCTCAATCAAAATTATGACAAAATTAGCAACACATCTAAGTTTTCTGAAATTAGCATATCTACCATATTCCTGCCAAGAACAGCAAGCATTTTAAGTCTTCTGATTAACATCTCTACCATATTCCTCCCAGAATCTGATAAGCTCAGAATAAGCTCCTCTTGAATCAAACAAGGAATATAACATATGGTAAGAGGATCCATTAATTTCCCAAGTAGCATGTTGAAGGAGTTCACAACAACCCATCTATAGAAATTCCATTTTATCCATAAGAGACTAGAAAAGGGCCAAAAAGAGATCATATCATCCTAGTCCTAGCACTCAAAGCTAACTAAGTGCCCGTTTGGTATGCCTATTTGGAGTCAAAAACACTttcttcaaaatctttggCTACACAACCCGTTCCTAAGACCATGAAACACCCAAGACCAagctttcttcctctttttcttcttttttgtttttaaatctCAAGTAACTAGGTTAGTTGTTCCAAAATCGTGTGCAGCAGTATCACTATAAGTTGTTCGGTTCCTAGTGACAGGAGTTTGATGAATCACTTTAATCCTAGTTACCATGAGAACTGCTAGAAATACTTCATTTGGGTGGTACTAAATGCTAAGTCGAATCACCGAGAACTAGTTTCAATTCAACATACCAAGGAGCAAAAGAGTGCAAGAAACCCTATGTTAAAAGAAACATAACAAGGTGTCAAATGAGaggtgcattctcaacatgatGTGCAAGTTCAGAATTCATACATCAAGTTAGCAACAATGAACTTCTATCTATGAAACCCAGCAGAAAATCTGGCAGtcaatttatatataagtGAACTTCTATCCataaaaccattaaattagcAAGCAAATGAACTACTGTCTCTAAAACCAACAGAATGAACGTCAATCTAGAAAACTcgcaaaatgaattaaaatccGGTAAGTTGTTTTTCCATTTATAGTTCATTTGTTGCCAAGTATACAACATATTATAACCACCTTAACCAGAAGAAAATGCAGCTTTCCTATTTAAACATTGAAGTACCATAGCACCAATATCCATGTTCAAAAGAAATACGACTCTACTAGGCTTCCCTGTTAGACGATTTGTTGAAATACTAGTCTGTCTAGACTAGATACACAATAAGCAAAGGAGACTCACAAACGTGACAATTCACAAGGATTAAGTCATAACAGAGGCGCCAAGAACATAGTTCAATATTTATTGACATATTATCAGAGTAGACTAAGCTGGACCTCTGCGATAAATTGTGAGTTGCAAAAAACCAACCTCCCCTGCTTGTCAAAATGCTGCTCCTCAGCACCTCCAGGCTGAAGCGGAGATGAGCTCTCGACGCTGCCAGCATAGAACAAGTGACTCTTGACGCTTCTCCACATGAAATCCCCTTGCTGGAGTCCTCTTCACCACACATTCTGCCTGCGTTTCAGTAAAGTTACTGAAGGGTACAGGGGTGAAACCGGCAGAGGCAAAAAGCGTTTTCCAAAGGGGCATTTTGTCCGGGGTTCGAAGACGCCCTAGAACAGTGCTCTCAATCTTCGGCTGAAGGAGGAACCTCTCAATCTTGTTCACAGCATCTGAGGTCACATTAACCGCATCAAGAGATTCCAAAAGGTTTATGTAGGACTGGAGGGCCTGCAGAATGTGCTGCGGGAATGGAAGGTCACTTCTATCACACCCTCTATCCAAGGACACCATAATTTTGGGAGACAGTTGCTTCACAAAGCGAAGGAGATTGGGCAACGCAGCCGGTTGATTTGAAGTAGACCAAATGGGGAAATTCACAGCAACTGTCTCATTATCGTTGGCTCGAAAAATGGGCAGGGAGTAAGAGCTCTGGTCCAGAGAATCAAAGTTAACCACTTCAAGCTCAAAACTTATCCCAATCTCATTGGCAAATTGGGTTAGATTATCACGCATAAGCCCGAGCTCAACCGGGTGGTGAGTCGAAGGAGAGGCAAATGCAGTGATTCTGAGTGAAGGGGCAGTAGCTCCCCTATTCCTGACAGGAAGCTCCTGCATAAAGGAAGCCCAATGAGCACCAAACCCAATATCAAAATCGACAATGTGAATCTGATCTGTGTCTGAGACGGCCTCAAGAAGAGCCTGGTTGCAGGTGAAATTGACAAACTGAATGAGTGGAGAAACTTCAGAGAACACTTTGTAAGCACCCATTTTGAAGATGACATCAAATGGGGTTGGGGTTCTTGGTGGAGGAGAGGTAGCTGGATTGTTcatgaggaggaggagttgCAAAGCCTCCTTGAAATAGAAAGCAGCCCTCTGAAGGGGCTTTCCAACAGGGGAAAGCTGGTGATTGAGCCGCGCCAATATCCCTTGCGCGTGTGAAAAGTTCCCAGTCCCTACCAGCTCTGCGGCCTTATAGAGCTGGTCGAGCAAAGTATGCTGGAGCTGTTGCTGGTGAGCCATTTCTTCACCATGGCCCACCGCAACCTTCGGCTTCGGCACCATCAATGGCTTCTGCGGAACATGATGCTGCTGAGGCAGAAATTGCATGCCTTGAGGATACCCaaattgctgctgctgctgctgctgatgttTTCTCAGCAAAAACTCATGACCTGGATCAGAAAACTGAACTTTTTGGATCTGATGCGAGCCAGGGTCTACAATTCCACCCGAGTTGTGGCGCTTGGCCTGGGACTGAAGCAGGTGGTGTTGTTCTTGCTGGGCATAAGCCAGTGGCATAAAAAAGTTTGGATTTTGAGAAAGCTGAGACTGCTGATTCTGGTTGTTCATGAACAGCTGTGGGTTCAGAATCTGAGGCTTCTCATCTGGGCTGCTCTCAAACTGTTGCTGCTGGTAAACCACATGACCAAGAGGCAAAGAAACAGGAAGAGCCATAGTGTTTgatgaattaaagaaaatgggGTTTTGAATGTTGCAATTGACACTGTTGCCCCCACCACTGTTGTTGTTGTGCATGAACCCAACATTTGAAACCTTGTAATTTAGCAACCCCGAAGAGCCAGGCACAAAACCCACCTTCCCATTACTGCTATTATTGCCGTTGCTCACAAACCCAGAACTGGAAAACCCGAAATTCGGCCCCGAAACGCTCGTGCCCGAAACGCTGCTTCCGATTAGGTCGAAACCCGGGCCCTGATCGACGATTCCCAAACCGGCATTGCCGTCAAAATCAAGAGggttgctgttgttgttgttgctgccgTTCTGGTTCCCGCTCTGCAGGAGCTGCTTGAGCCCAAACGACGTGTCGTCCACATCCCCAGCGATCCACCGGAGAAGTGACTGGTCTTGACCCGGAGACGCCGCCGTTCCGGAGAGCATGGTCTCCCAGTCCTCCAACCCACCAAGCCCAAGCCCGCATCTCTCGACGCCTCCTGATCCAGTCACGGCCTCCAACCCGCCGCTCGGAATCGATTGAAGCTCGCAGGCCCACTCGTCTTTGGTCGACGCGGGTCCCACCGGAGGCGATGTCTCCGCCGCCAGCGGCGTCGTTTTGTCAcccccaccaccaccgccgCCGTTGAAAGACGAAGAGAGAGTCGATGCAGAAGTGGGTGGGCTCGGGCTTCTTCTCATATGAAGAACAGAGTTGGGTTCGCTGCTCACAAAGCTGTTGTTGTAGAAAAAGCAGTCGTCTTTCTGGCTCAAGTacttgttgctgttgctgttgatGTTGTCTGTGAAAATTGAAGCTAAGCTTGTATTTGCGATTTCTAAGACCCCCTTCCCTTGCTGAAAATGAAAGGGCATCCCTCTTGCATAAATatcacaaacccaaaaattaaaattaaaaaaagctcAAACCTTTGGAAAGATCAAACCAAGTTGCAGAAGATTTGCTCAGGGAAACAAGAACAAGAGGCAGAGCAATGGGTTAAGCTCAGAAAATGGGTTCTTTTTAGATTTGTGCAGAAAAAGCTCTTCGTTTTTCTTCTGAGTCTTCCTCAAATTCACACCCACCATCCACTCTTTGCATGCCATGAAATCTTTTCAGCTCAAACTAAACAAAcccatttcaaaaaattgattctttcttttctgtaGCTCACCATTACTGAACAAGTTCTCTGTCTTCCTTCTCAGTTCCATCATATCTTACTTTACTATTTGCCAGAGTTCCatttcaactctctctctctctcttctctttctctctctctttctctctctctagactTGGCAGcagctgttgttgttgttgtgggtAGAGGTGGTGGTGTTGTTGTTTCTTCTAATCTCTTCTTCTACCCTTGTGTCGCAGCAGAGAGTACTCTGTACCCTTCCCTGTTCTGCCATGGATGCGTGCATCataaaaaaggtaataaaGTGTGCTCTCCCTCCTCACCATCTCTCTCTAGTccctatctctttctctctctacaatttttatttttatttttccattctctttttttatttttgcttttctttctttcttctgaaCCAATttatctctccctctctctttctctgttatATTGCTGGGTTTCTGTCACCTCCGCATAGTGGTCACGGCATTGTCTTTACCTTATTTTACGAAGGGTAAATGGGCGCTCTGCTTTTTGATAAAAGGGCACTCCGGATATTAAATTACATTATAGGCCATGTCAGATCCTGTCTTTCCTTGCATAGATAGATACAGTACAACTATTCATGTTTCCTTTTTGCCACAGGCACAACTATTCATGTTCAAAGTTCAATCCAACTATCCATTCCTGTTTCCTTTTTGACAGATTCAATTAGATCTTCAAATCTTAAAAAACCATGTTTAAATCGGGTAATGAATTAACACAAACCAGTTCTTTGGTTCGTTGGTGAAAGTGGTCACATCTTCATCCCGAATTCACATTTGTtaaaaagggtaaaattgtcaATTTAACAGCTACAATTATGCTTGCTCTTGGTAAAACTATTGAGAGCATAAATaagatagtttttttttttaaatataaattcaaaaacagaaCCTCAAGTGCAAAGATAACTGCTCTTAACCAATTGAGTTACAAACTCCTTATAataatatgttttcttttattattattaataaatctACTTTTGGTGCATTCATCTTTATATGAAGGAAGCACCAACTTCATTCAATTACAAGAGACattgtggaaaaaaaaaagtcaaggAAGATAACCTATGAGGCTCTTCCTCAATTTATAGAAATATAGAGCAATTAAAAGCAAATTCATCTAACAATTGAGTCATTGTGTTTACATTTACGATACCTTTACTGACAAGAATAGTCTCAAAGTTGTTGAGCAATTAAGAGCAAATCCAACTAACAAATGAGCCACTATGCTTACATGCACAATACCTTTATTGACAAGCATAGACTCAGAATCGTCTAGCAATTAAGAGCAAATCCAACTAACAAATGAGTCACTGTTTTTACATGCACAATACCTTTAATGACAAGAGTAGACTCAAAATCGCCTAGTAATTAAGAGCAAATCTAGCTAACAAATGAGCCACTGTGCTTACATGCACGATACCTTTACTAACAAGAGTAGACTCAAAATTGCCAAGCAATTAAGAGCAAATTCGACTAACAAATGAGCCACTGTGCTTACATTCACAATACCTTTACTAACAAGAGTAGGCTCAAAATGGCTTAGTAATTAAAAGCCAATCTAGCTAACAAATGAGCCACTGTGCTTACATGCACGATACCTTTACTGACAAGAGTAGACTCAAAATTGCCAAGCAATTAAGAGCAAATTCGACTAGCAAATGAGCCACTGTGCTTACATTCACAATACCTTTACTAACAAGAGTATGCTAAAAAATGTAGAGTAATTAAGAGCAAATCTAGCTAAAAAATGAGCCAATATGTTTACATGCACGATACCTTTACTGACAAGCATAGACTTAAAATTGTTGAGCAACTAAGAGCAAATCCAGCAAAAAAATGAGCCATTGTGCTTACATGCACGATACTTTTACTAATAATAGTGTACTCAAAATCGTCGAGCAATTAAGAGCAAATCCGGCTAAAAAAGGAGCCAATATGTTTACAAGCACAATACCTTTATTGACAAGCTTAGACTCAAAATTGTCGAGCAATTAAGAGCAAATCTAGCTAACAAATGAGCCATTGTGCTTACATGCATGATATTTTAACCGATAAAAGTAGACTCAAAATCGCCAAGCAATTAAGAGCAGATTCGACTAACAAATGAGCCACTGTGCTTACATGCACAATACCTTGCTGACAAGAATAGACTTAAATCATCAAGCAATTAAGAGCAAATCTAGATAACAAATGAGCCACCTTACACGCACGACGCCTTAGTAACAAGAGTAGACTCAAATCGTTAAGCAATTAAGAGCAAATCCAACTAACAAATGAACTACTGTGATTTCATGCATGATACCTTTACGACAAAAGTAAACTCAAAATTGTTGagtattaaaagaaaatctagCTAACAAATGAGCCATTGTGTTTACATGCACGATACATTTTCTGACAAGAATTGACTCAAAATCGTCGAGCAATTAAGAGTGAATCCAGCTAATAAATGAGCCACCAAATTTACATGCACGATACCTCTATTGAAAatagtaaactcaaaatcgTGGTTTTGCAATGACGTCACATGCACTCATCTTATGCTtggtatattttttaaatgagcaGAACACTTTTCTTTAATATCTCTTATTCAAATTTGTGATTGAATTTTATgaatgaaattacaattatagtCCATGTAGTTTTGCGAATCGTTCACTTGAAGACTTATAGTTTCAAATTAGATAATTGTAGTCCTATAAATTTCTTAATATTACAATTAAGGACAttcatcaaataaaaacataGAAGTTTAAGTTTTTATCATGTGATAAACATATGGAGGGGTAGAGTCAACTTTTTTTGGAGGTATAATCCTTCGATTCGCACCTCAAAGTCACGTGATAAAACACATAGAGGGGAAAACTCAACTTTTTCGATTTGCTCCTTAGAATCCCTAACTTTACTATGAAAATTCTTAAAACCCTAACAAATTGTTGTTAATGGCAGCAACCTAGCATTTTGGTTTAAACCACACTCTAAAAGGTAAATTTcccccctcttttttttttttttttttggttacattgGAGTTCAACCCTGAGGTTCGAACTGATGTGCCATGGCGGAAGGGGTAAAGTTTTCCCTTTCAGTGTTtattaaagttaaaaaaaagatcACGTTTCATTTATTGATTTAACATATTGTACTCAATGGGAATCTTAAACAAACTAAAGCATTTATATTGCTAAAATTGAAATCGCATGTCCCTCAAGTGAGAAATCGGCAAAACtacttataatataaaaataatttggcgAGTATGTGGTGGTTTAGTAGAAAATCACTAGCTAAAATATACTTTTAATTTGGGCAACCATTACACAAAACTACACACTAGCTAAGGAAAATTCTAATTTGTAAGGTCGAAACTATAGCTTGAAGAGGTGGTGGTGGGAGGGGTTGGCGGTGGCCATGGGTGGGGGGAAGCCACCAtcccttatttttttcaaaattttgtatCTTGTGATTGTGAACTTGACCCTTTGTAGAGTTGTTGAAGCCACTCTCTCATTTCAAGCAGATACGCATGGCTCATGACTCACCAAGTTTTCCTCCTCAAGtactatattttaaaattaaaagctcgttaacacaaatatatatatatacactaacaaacacacaaaaacgAAAAACCCCTCATCAAAATGAtagttaaataaaaataaagatattatgaacttttgattttattgtgggctataaaatatgaatttcaaGCACCACCCTCAAAGATAAAGTTAGAAGAAGTgtactatatttatttatgatatcAATCACCTATGAATCTGACATATACGGGGTAACTACAAACATGTTCAAAATTTATGTTAAAACCTAATCTTCGAAGAGGTTTAGGCCttatttgggattttttttttcaataaaaatatgctttaaggtgtttggtaaaaataaaatattatgattATTGTAAAAGTAATGGTCTTTTGACAGCAGTTTTTAAAAGCAAGCTCTGAGTTTCTTTTCAAAGTTGGTTTCAAAATAAGCAGAGATGAACATTTAATAATTCTTTTTAATCTCAAAATACCATGACATCACCCCCACCTCCACATCCAACTATACCAtcacctcctccaccaccacctccacctatACCACCACCACGTCGCCACAACCATTACCACCTCCTCCTCATTAACCTCCAGTATCCACCATCACCACTACCACAACCACAACTACCACCTTCaccttcatcaccaccaccaccacatccaCCCCTACCACCACATGATTAGCACATAACACTTTCAACATCAtgtctattttagtcattattcacagttacaactgttttatattaaaatttaccaaacagtTTTGACAAGATTTTTTGTACTAACAGCACttcaaaaatattgtttagctactttactttacagctaattattttcaaagcacagctgaagcaattttttttttttaagtaacaGCAATCCCAAACTGACCCTTAAAGGGTTAATTGAGCCAAAATGACTTTTATCATgcattaaattattgaaaaataatcgCACAGACCAGTGATTTTAGGTTTGAGTCCTTATGGCATCTTggtaacctttttttttccccataaTTTTCATGTGTGTGGAAAACCAATTCtcttgtagtttagattaCTGTTggtattcaaaataaataataaataaaaagcaagaaaatgaAGTGAAACGACAGCGTATGAAGTTGCAAGAGAAGGTCAATAACGTTAAAGCCCATATCACTTTTGCTTGTTTGGTATTGGGAACTGCGTGCGCAGTCCGCTGTCCGCTGTCCGCTACAAAAATCAGACAACGACCTCATGAAGACCAAAGAAAAGCCCAAGAAGATTATTTTCAACATCTTCCCCACTCGAAAACGACGACGTCACAATGAGTGGTTCAGATTAAAAACACCAAAGACTCACGCGTTGCATAACACGCTTTAATCGCAGCGAGTTGAATTCCGCATCGTAGCTCCGGGTGTGTTACGTGTAGATCAATCCGCGCGTGGGTCTATGCAGGCAGTCGTTGTTGGTCTTTGCTAAAAATGGCGGCGAGGTGATAAATCGATTTTCCGTTGTTTCACCTTTTTACCATACACAGTAACTCTGGCGGGAAGGGAAAGGTTGGTAAAGTTGTGGGACTCGTCTGTCATTTTGGAAAAAAGCTGTTTtgctctttttatttttatatttgttttcttcttgtggTCTGGTCCAGGTGAAAATAGTACTCCAGGTACAGCTTGGATCTGCTGCTCCGCACATATACAAGAAACTTTGAGCCTAACCATTGAATTGAATGGATCATGTATTACTTTCATctgcttctttatttttgactACTTTGACTTAGCATGATTAGAAAATACAAACTAATTATAACAGAGAGAATAAATAAAGCTAACTTGTCTCCACAATTATTGgataaaagaagaacaaaaaatcatgcatgtaATATGTCTCTAATGCGAGGCGAGAATGTCGATCCATAGCGATAAAAAAAATCGATCGATTGCCACTCAATACATCCGCAACTATTTCACAAAACtaattcaattaaaataaattcctTCCATGGTTACAATTTAAGCTAGCTGCTAACGGTCCACAATCATAGCAGGtaaacaattttttcaaaaaagagaaagaaagttaTGCATGATCTTTTTgacagcttttttttttttttgggtggtccGATTCTTTTACAACTTtatacataaaaataataatacata
This genomic interval carries:
- the LOC18777163 gene encoding scarecrow-like protein 22; its protein translation is MPFHFQQGKGVLEIANTSLASIFTDNINSNSNKYLSQKDDCFFYNNSFVSSEPNSVLHMRRSPSPPTSASTLSSSFNGGGGGGGDKTTPLAAETSPPVGPASTKDEWACELQSIPSGGLEAVTGSGGVERCGLGLGGLEDWETMLSGTAASPGQDQSLLRWIAGDVDDTSFGLKQLLQSGNQNGSNNNNSNPLDFDGNAGLGIVDQGPGFDLIGSSVSGTSVSGPNFGFSSSGFVSNGNNSSNGKVGFVPGSSGLLNYKVSNVGFMHNNNSGGGNSVNCNIQNPIFFNSSNTMALPVSLPLGHVVYQQQQFESSPDEKPQILNPQLFMNNQNQQSQLSQNPNFFMPLAYAQQEQHHLLQSQAKRHNSGGIVDPGSHQIQKVQFSDPGHEFLLRKHQQQQQQQFGYPQGMQFLPQQHHVPQKPLMVPKPKVAVGHGEEMAHQQQLQHTLLDQLYKAAELVGTGNFSHAQGILARLNHQLSPVGKPLQRAAFYFKEALQLLLLMNNPATSPPPRTPTPFDVIFKMGAYKVFSEVSPLIQFVNFTCNQALLEAVSDTDQIHIVDFDIGFGAHWASFMQELPVRNRGATAPSLRITAFASPSTHHPVELGLMRDNLTQFANEIGISFELEVVNFDSLDQSSYSLPIFRANDNETVAVNFPIWSTSNQPAALPNLLRFVKQLSPKIMVSLDRGCDRSDLPFPQHILQALQSYINLLESLDAVNVTSDAVNKIERFLLQPKIESTVLGRLRTPDKMPLWKTLFASAGFTPVPFSNFTETQAECVVKRTPARGFHVEKRQESLVLCWQRRELISASAWRC